The window AGCCTCCACTCCCCCCTCCAGATCTTCCAGACAAGGGAGCAACCCAATTTAGGGGGGGAAACCCCCCGCAGGTTTCCCATCTTTTTGTAGGCATCCCTGCACTGATTTCTGCCTCTATTGCTGTAAGTCCCTATTGGCAAAAGCCCATATTGGCATCATAGAGACTCTGGTCTCTTATTATAAACTCCACCTCCATGCTGCTTCACCATTACCCATCCCGGGAAATGATCTAAATTCCTTAAGACTCTGATCTTGCTAATTAATTCCTTCTAATGTTCCACATACTTGAACACAGAGTCACATTTGAAATAGTCTTAGGTTATTTTATAGCCTCTCAATAGTACCTATAAATCATCTATTCCTTTATTGTGAGCTACATTCAGATACCATTAAGCTAAATTATTGCTGTTAGACAAACAAGAACACAAGGGTGTCATGTGGTCACCAAGTGacttcacattctttttctttccataggAAATCAATTCCTTACAAAGCCAGCTTGGGGACAGACTCAACATTGAAGTGACCGCTGTCCCTTCTGTCGATCTAAACCGGGTTCTACAAGAAATGAGATGTCAGTATGAGTCCATCATGGAGACAAACCGCAGAGAAGTGGAACAGTGGTTCAACACACAGGTGAGGAGGGTAGAAAAGTCAAAACCGAATAGCTGATCCTGCATTTCCAGGCACCCTTCCATCAAAGTCATGTTTCCTTCATAATATGCATGGTCTTTGACTGTGTTTCAGATGGAGGGGCTGAACCAGCAGGTGGTGACCAGCTCTCAACAGCAGCAGTTCTGCCTGAAGGACATCACTGAGCTCAGACGCACCATGAATGCTCTAGAGATTGAACTGCAGGCCCAGCACCGAATGGTACCCAGGAAACTGACCAAGCCTAACACAGCAGTGATGGCAATCGCCCCTGACACCTGCATGTTGCAATGTTTCCCAAATTGTGTCCCTCAGAACAAAGGTTCCTCTGTTTGTTAAAGAGTCTATGGCCAAGAAAGGGCTTGTGGTCATATAAGCCTGGGAAATGCTGGAGTAAACAAAGGTTAAACAGGGTAACTTCCTGCAGACCTTTAATAAGCTAATATACACTATGGATCTCCAAGGAGATACATGGCATTCAGCATTCCAAAACTTAATTGACTGTGGACCCCCTTTTTTAAGAGCATCTCATGGCAATAAGGATCCATGGAgtacactttgggaaacactaCAAGAGCACTGTATTACAtgcaaaacatttttctaaactatcaaatttataaaatagtctTATAAGGGAGGTGGCATAATTATTAAGCCAATTTTATAGATAAGGCTCAGGGAGATAAACTGATTTTCCCATGCCAAATCCAAGGTGAGTGCCACCTTGCCTATTTTAGGAATGGAGACACTGAGATCCTGAGGCATTAAGTAACTTGTTAAAAGTCACAAAAGAGATGAGCCTGAGCCAGAATTCAGTTCCAGAGCTGGAACCACTTCTGCTTCCATTGTACTGCCTCTGTGAAGTAGGGAATTATTTAAATGCTCTGATGTGAAGGGTATTTGGAAGACCTTGCCCCAAAGCTAGATTTGTCACCAGCTAGTCATGTGACCATGGGCAATTCACTTAACCTCTTGaacctgttttctcatctctgaaaacCGGGAAAACCATGTAAATAACAGGTTATTCTAACCTAAAATTGCATTATCCATAGACTTACAGGATGATGGATCAGGAAAGAATTGTAATCACCAAAGTTTCAACTCTCATGTTTTACATATAAAGGAAGGGATCCAGTGAGGGaattgttttgtggggttttttttaatgttaattttgagagagagcacaagcaagggagcggcaaagagagagggagaaagtgaatcccatgcaggctccacgctcagcgtggGACATGATGCCGGGCTCCATCccagggccatgagatcatgacctgagctgaaatcaagaagcaggcacttaatcaattgagccacccaggtgccctgcaagtgAAGGAATTGTTCATGGCTTAATGCTGCTAACTTCTTTAAGGTAAAAATATTCTCAGAATGAAGTGCCATGGTAACAGGTTTTTAAAGCTGgacgtttttgtttgttggtttgtctcATAGGTAGGAGAGTGTCGTATGATAGGtgattaagaaagagaaagagaaatgagtactttaaggaaagcaaaaaaaaaataaagaggataaaAGGAAGCAAGCTTTAGCAGAGTAGATCATTTTGATTTGGGATTTCTTTGGTTAAGAAGTAATAAGAGGGCTTGGAGATTCATTAGTAcctgtcacaaaaaaaaaaaaaaattttaaatgatacagTTCACAAGAGACCAGGCTCCAATGAATCATCATTACAAATCTTAATTTCTTCCTCCATGGTAGAGAGATTCCCAGGAATGCATCCTGGTGGAGACAGAGGCCCGCTACACGGCCTTACTGGCCCAGACCCAGTGTCTGATTGATAATGTGGAGGCTCAGCTGGCAGAGATCAGGTGTGCCCTGGAAAGACAGAACCAAGAATATGAGATTCTGCTGGATGTCAAGTCCCAGCTGGAGTGTGAGATTGCCACATACCGCAGCCTTCTGGAGAGTTCGGATGTcgagtaagtaaaataaaaacaactatgaGAAAATATGCTGACACACATGTGTGTACTGCCTCTAGGCAATAGGGGGCATGTGCTTTGATCTTCTTGCCAGTGGTGGGAACTTTAGGTACATGATCTCAAGCTGTGCTGTTTGGAGACCTACAATTGTAACCTAGTCCAAATTTGCGGTCTTAGCTGAGCGGAGTCATTTTGAAGAGCCAGCGCACCAGGTTAATTCCTTGTATGTTGGGTTTTAAAAAGTACAAGGGAAAACAATGGTTTCCCCAAACATTCAAACATTCCTGGTGACTTACAGATTTTCCCCCACTAGATGAACTTTCATGAAATTGAGTAGGGCGACCCTGCTCCTTTTGGAGGAACAGTCTGTTCAGGCTGAAATGCCCATCTCCAGCCTCTTGTCCTTGATGCCAAGAGCAGCATGTAGATGTGTGTatttcagcatcttttttttttttttaatggaaattgtaATGTTTTTCAATGATAAGCTAACCAACCCATAAGGGATGGACCTAGAGCACAAGCTCTTTGAAGCAACTCAGTCCACACTAATGCCCCAGATGCAGACTTAGTTAGAACCGTTACGGAGACTTCCTTCCCCCAAATAATCAGTGGACTCTGCTCACAGAGTTCTTATAACTGGCATGTCCACATGATACTAGCACAACGTTAACAAAAGCTAGTCCCTCTGAGGAGCTCTGACGTACCAAAGTGCCTGGAATCATCCAAAAAAGATGATGCTTCTTAAAAAGAGTTCTGTTAACTGGTCCCGATTCCAATtgtgtaaaatttcatttaaatacacCCAGAAGGCACCTAGAAGCTGCCCGATAAAGCATGAAAGACTCTTCCATAGATGGGTTTCAGGCCATCTGATAAGAAAAACACCTGATTAACTTTCTTTCTTCAGATAATAAGCCTCTCAACCTGTCCCTTATCACTGTTATCCTGTCAATCCTGTAAGCGCAGCTCCCATTATACCCATTCTGGATGAAAAACTAAAGCTCAGGAGGGTTCCTTGACTTATCTTAGGTCACCAGCTGGTAAATGACAAGCTAGATTGCACCCGGGTCTTGAACCCCTGGAGTGGTGTTCTTCCACAGTGCTGTGGTATTGTCCACAATGGCAGCTTACAGAATCTAATGCTTCTAAGCCTAAGATGCTGCTTTACCATGCATCTGGtctgattctttttcttccaccAATGATAGAACAAAACGAACAAATAAGCATTTGGAAATACTTGTTTTGAGTGACACCATGTTGAAACATTACCCACCGCTGTTGTTCTCCACAACCATCCTTACCTTCCCTCAATCACAGgcaaaattctgttttttctaGGCTTCCCTGTAACCCGTGTGTCACCACATGTGAGCCTTCCAGTAAGGCCAGCGCCATGGAATGCACAGCCCCGGCTTACAATACATCATCCTCAGCCTCCCACGGATCACATGAGCTCTGCTGTACCTGCAGAGTACTGCCCCAAATACTGGTTAAAATCTGCACCATCACGCAGGAGATTAGGGATGGCAAAGTCATTTCTTCTCACGAGCACGTGCAGCCTTGCTTCATCCCCAGAATTGCCAAAGCCTAACAACCCAAGGTGATGAAAATGACCCTCATTCATGAAAGAGAGGCCAATACTTGCTCCTACCAAAAAGGCTTAAAAAGTCCCCAGTCCCTTAAGGTACTTAGTTTCTTAATAACAAACACAGTGGGTCCACCTTGCTAGACAGAGTATCTTTTATTCTGACCCTTTCCTAAGCCTCTGCAATGTCAATGCCTGTCTCTCAGAGAAATGGGTAATGTGCATCCAAAGCAATGTCAACATGATAATCTGTGTCATTTCTTTGGAAGCACATTACCCATTTCTCTGAGAGACAGGCATTGGTTTATAAGTGCCCAGGAAGGTGCCCTACATTACTTGACTCCACAGGTGATGGGcagatttctcttttgtttactcAGGTCTTGTTTACTTACATTCCTCATTAGAGCCAGTCAGACAAGTTCTAGGATTGTTTCGGCCATGAAGGTGAAAAGCTGTGAACTTCCCTTCTAAAATCCTTCCTTGGCCAAAGAAAGAACCCTTATATGGGAACAGCTTGAATGGGGGAAAGATCTTTAATGTTCAGTTTCCTTGAATAGATAGATAGTCGTGAGTCCAAATCCTGTTGAACTCTGCTGTTATCCCTGCTCGCATACTTCAGTTCCACAAGGTGTTTTTGAAGATGTCTGTGTTCTCCAAAACTTTGTAACCATTAGGcttctccaaatattttcatCAAGATTCAGGAAGGGTTGTGGAGAGTGAATCTAGAGCATTTTGAAGGAATAACGTGGATcctttcattaaatgtttgctatttctctttccattctttagGGAATGGGAGTTGGTTCCGACTGTTTAACAAGGGACAGGGAGCTGGAACTCTCACATCATAACCTGTTCTTGCCTCTCCCTGTGACTGGTGCTCATGAAAAAATAGCTTAGATTCCTCCTGCAATCCATCCATCAAAGAGAAGTGGACTTAATACCACCAACTTTGCACAATATCTTTGATTATTGAATGATTGCTGCTTGCAAGGACAACACAGTGAGAAGATACCATTTATGTACCCGCCATTACCAAAACTTCTCACAGGAGGTCCCAGAGGGTTTCAGTCCATCCCTACAAAAATTATTCGATGTTTCCAGAAGATTTAGTAAATAACGACAAACCAAATACAGAATGTGGAGTCAAAAGACCTGACATCCTAAACTTGCCACTTAAGACCCAGGGCAAAGCATCTAGCctctttcaaatttaatttccttatttgttaaaGGAGGACCATGGCTACTTCACAGGTTTGTAGCGTAGATCAAAGGAAATTGTTTATGGCATGCTACTTGGTACACTGAAGAGCACTatgcaaatgttatttttatataagctTTGCTTTGAACTACAGCCCTAGACTTAATTGTGTCATTATCGCACGTCAAAATTCTTTCCCTGTCAATTTAGTGATCCAGTcatgattttgtaattttaatagtGCTCAGCTttcagggattaaaaaaaaaaaaaaaaaaaaaaaaaaaaaaaaagaacagaacaaagtcTTCCTGTGATCAAGCCTGCAATTCTACGGCATAAATCATTTTTGAAGTCTTAGGGTTTGTATCAGATATCACTTGATGGCTGGCGCCCACGACAAAGACAAAAGTATTGTTTAACTCTGGGCTCAGCAGTCACTTCCTCCAGACAAGTAGCAACTTACACTAAGCGAGTGGAATGCAGAACTCCCAGTGATCTCTTTCCCATCAATAACTTCCCTCTCATCTGAACGCCCAGATTACCCCTGGTAGCACTTCACTGCATTCCATCTCAGACTGCAGGAGGGAAATGTGGGACGAGCATGGGGCTTGGACTCCGAAGACCTAGGAGAGAGTCTCACCCCAGTCTATGTGTATGACCTTGAGTAAAAGGGCCAGAACAACTTGGGCCCTGCAGTGCTAGAAGGACTAAGTGGAATAATAATGGTGAAGGGGTCCTATAAGCTGTACAAGGCCATGCAGAAGGGAGGTTTTGTCCCCCAATTGAAAACCAGGCATTTGTCATTTCCTTCCAAAATACCTTCTTCCTTTGTGTCTGGTTCAGTGATGGTCCCCAGTGGACCCCATAGGTACATGCGACACTAACTGGGAAGTCAGTTGGTGAGAAGTCAGAGTTGCTCAATCTGCTCTGAGTTTTGATTCCAACAGGATGCAGGGTTTAGGAACCTTGCTGGACTCAGGCTAACCTTGAGCTGATATAGCAATGCCCTTCTCAATTTATCCTAAAAATAGGATCTCTTCCTCCTACTCAGAGCAAAGTATCCCATGTACCACACTCCCAATGTTAGAAACTAGGCTGAATTAGAGATATGTGAAACTCAGAACTCTGTGGATCCCAGTCCTGTAAGGCAATTATAATGCCAGTTTCCTTTTTCTAGAAGTCTTATAAAGTCCTGGTAAGACACAGTCTTACAAAGGATAGACTCCAAAGAGCAAAATGGCTTTTTGTTTGCTAGAGCCTGTGTTGGAAAGGGAAAGAGTATCAAAACCCATTTGGTGATCCATAATCTTATTTCTAAACATGGGAGGTGTAGggagattggagcctgcttcggattccgtgtctccctctctctctctgcccctcccctgctcgtgctctgtctctctgtctctctcaaaaataaagcattaaaaaaaattttttttaacgaaCGTTCTGATAatacaaagcattttaaaagcaaatgccACCTCCaaacaggagggaggaagagattaAAGTTCAGGagaaatgggaagagaagagaggggaagagcaCCCATCCGTACTAGGAAGAATTTCTACGCTGAGGTGACCGGCGTCCGTGACATAATGCCATGGTTAGAATCAGTGCGAGCAAGCCTGGAATGCACTGTTTCAACACTGTAATCCAATGCCTTTATAGGAAATGAATCCAATGGCTGGTTGGCTAGCTTGAAGGATCTGGTGTGTTCATGAATGATTCACAAGCTTCGTGGGAACAACCCACGCACCCAGTTCAAATGGGAACAACCAACCCTATTTGGCAACATTGAAAGTGTTTATGTAGTCAAATGATCATTTCAGGCTGAGCATTATATTTGGAGGGTTTTCTTAGATGATGCTTTTAAGCCCCAGGCCACCCCTTATACACacataagaaaatatgtaatatgcCGATGTTTCTAAATATTCCAGTTAAGGTGTCACCAGCAGCAAAGTTTCTGAACATGCTTTCCTgctgctcccacccctccccatggCTCACCTCcactgtctcccctcccctcttccctccctccctctctctcctccctctctatctgGAACAACATAAGAATCAAGATGGACATACTGGTATACCTGAAGAAAATACCTGAGATTAAAGTTTATCTtactatttctaaatatttttttaatatttatttacttttggcagacagagagagagagagagagagagagagcgagcacgagtgggggaggggcagagagacagggagacacagaatctgaagcaggctccaggctccgagctgtcagca of the Neofelis nebulosa isolate mNeoNeb1 chromosome 16, mNeoNeb1.pri, whole genome shotgun sequence genome contains:
- the KRT39 gene encoding keratin, type I cytoskeletal 39 → MDTKGCTTTISSSTPHQRCSRTTNFRTIFPNTSCQYGGLEANSCHPTPCFYLTPICLINNFSACPPLDDCDWCGEGINSKEKETMQILNERLANYLEKVRILEQENTELECKIQKECNKELCVVCPDYRSYYATIEELQQKILCTKAENSRLVSQIDNTKLAADDLRAKYEAEVSLRQGVEADANGLQRILNALSLAKADLEARVQSLKEELLSLKNNHEEEINSLQSQLGDRLNIEVTAVPSVDLNRVLQEMRCQYESIMETNRREVEQWFNTQMEGLNQQVVTSSQQQQFCLKDITELRRTMNALEIELQAQHRMRDSQECILVETEARYTALLAQTQCLIDNVEAQLAEIRCALERQNQEYEILLDVKSQLECEIATYRSLLESSDVELPCNPCVTTCEPSSKASAMECTAPAYNTSSSASHGSHELCCTCRVLPQILVKICTITQEIRDGKVISSHEHVQPCFIPRIAKA